Proteins from one Xenopus tropicalis strain Nigerian chromosome 1, UCB_Xtro_10.0, whole genome shotgun sequence genomic window:
- the LOC100485431 gene encoding olfactory receptor 1019-like: protein MDVANQTIVSELVLLGLTNCKQLQMPLFALFFLVYLLTVLGNVGMALIIWISPQLHSSMYFFLFNLSFVDACFSTTISPRMLFNFFLETARISVIECAFQMYFAVSFGSTECFLLAFMAYDRYIAICSPLYYSVIMTKYHCLQLMAISYVCGFLHSIIHTAATFKHSLCWTDIHHFFCDIQPLLKLSCQKTITNEILLVIFSGSITMLCLLGTVLSYFWILNAIYKMYSSGVRYKTFSTCSSHLVSVFLFFGSVLFMYLRPNSSYKDEDLSASVFYSLVIPMLNPMIYSLRNRDVRLVLWKIFSMNEHINLGLH, encoded by the coding sequence ATGGATGTTGCCAATCAGACTATTGTGTCTGAGCTGGTTCTTCTGGGTCTCACCAATTGTAAGCAACTGCAGATGCCTCTCTTTGCACTGTTCTTTCTTGTGTACCTTCTAACAGTACTTGGCAATGTTGGCATGGCGCTTATAATCTGGATATCTCCTCAACTTCACAGTTCAATGTACTTCTTTCTTTTCAATCTTTCTTTCGTGGATGCCTGCTTTTCTACCACCATTAGCCCTAGAATGCTGTTCAACTTCTTCCTGGAGACTGCAAGAATTTCTGTAATAGAATGTGCCTTTCAGATGTATTTTGCGGTCTCTTTTGGTAGCACCGAATGCTTTCTTCTTGCTTTCATGGcatatgacagatacattgccatctgcAGTCCATTGTACTACTCTGTCATTATGACAAAGTACCATTGTCTTCAACTAATGGCAATATCATATGTCTGTGGCTTCCTTCACTCCATTATTCATACTGCTGCAACTTTTAAGCATTCTCTGTGCTGGACAGATATtcaccattttttctgtgacatTCAGCCCCTATTGAAACTTTCTTGCCAGAAAACCATCACTAATGAGATTCTTCTTGTGATCTTCAGTGGTTCAATAACAATGTTATGCCTTCTTGGAACTGTTCTATCTTATTTTTGGATCTTGAATGCCATCTATAAAATGTATTCTTCGGGTGTAAGGTACAAAACCTTCTCAACATGCTCTTCCCATCTGGTGTCTGTCTTCTTGTTTTTTGGCAGTgttctttttatgtatttaagaCCAAATTCCAGTTATAAAGATGAGGATCTGTCAGCTTCTGTGTTTTATTCTCTTGTAATACCCATGTTAAATCCAATGATTTATAGTCTAAGAAATAGAGACGTTAGACTGGTCCTTTGGAAAATATTCTCAATGAATGAACATATTAATCTGGGGCTGCATTAA
- the slc39a2 gene encoding zinc transporter ZIP2 → MEQLMAVKVGCLVALLALTLIVGLIPPFFSWFLKSSVKGTYQLVICLISSFAAGTFLGACLLHVVAEALSSIATELSYIAYPMGELILSLGFFFVLFIERIVLQFCYHSQPQQLDGSPVPATQNSPEANSTEKQEHPEEINNAAEVSHNHIHVNLHSYSSFRSLILFLSLSVHSVFEGLAIGLQSNYSSALQIAIAVLIHKGVIVFSLSLKLTQSKTRPLWLLVYVITLSLMSPIGITIGIIVTLKKTTIITLVQAVLEGIASGTFVYVTFLEILPQELNTAEKPLLKLLFIALGFTAMAVIAIWA, encoded by the exons ATGGAGCAGCTCATGGCAGTGAAAGTTGGGTGCCTTGTGGCTCTTCTGGCCCTCACTTTGATTGTTGGCTTGATCCCTCCATTTTTCAGCTGGTTCCTGAAGAGCAGTGTTAAAG GTACCTACCAGCTCGTCATTTGCCTAATCAGTTCCTTTGCTGCAGGCACCTTCTTGGGGGCTTGTCTGCTTCACGTGGTGGCGGAAGCCCTCTCATCAATTGCAACAGAGCTTTCCTAT ATCGCGTATCCCATGGGAGAATTGATCCTAagtttgggctttttttttgtcCTGTTCATTGAGCGTATTGTGCTGCAGTTTTGCTATCATTCCCAACCCCAGCAATTGGATGGAAGCCCTGTACCAGCCACTCAGAACTCTCCAGAGGCAAACTCCACAGAAAAGCAGGAGCATCCGGAAGAGATAAATAATGCAGCTGAGGTTTCGCACAATCACATTCATGTTAATCTTCATTCCTATTCATCCTTCCGCTCACTAatactctttctctctctttctgtccACTCTGTTTTTGAAGGTTTAGCCATAGGACTTCAGTCAAACTATTCCAGTGCTCTGCAGATTGCAATTGCTGTGCTTATACACAAGGGTGTGATTGTCTTTAGTTTGTCACTAAAACTAACTCAAAGCAAGACCCGGCCACTTTGGTTACTTGTATATGTGATAACACTTTCCTTGATGTCTCCCATTGGCATTACTATTGGCattattgttacattaaaaaagACCACTATCATAACTCTAGTACAGGCTGTCCTAGAAGGCATTGCCTCTGGGACCTTTGTCTATGTCACCTTTCTGGAGATTCTGCCACAAGAACTCAACACTGCGGAAAAACCACTTCTCAAACTTCTCTTTATTGCTCTTGGCTTCACAGCTATGGCAGTTATAGCCATATGGGCTTAA
- the mettl17 gene encoding methyltransferase-like protein 17, mitochondrial: MLSSKICFRQLRALASLAPTVSQLDNTSDFLAHVPHRKHPGVINLKVVQLPKEAQDAAKVLLQGSTIRDLQGHVNSLNNFLWSRKRPAEDKDLRVRAEELEKKFRASVGCDAETESFEQQEKLRNRVLNTLRKNIYHWQPMSYTEELSLVYFAARFDGGYAAVTRALKEIHQRCPEFKPQTLLDFGSGTGSVTWAANNLWGKSLVEYMCVDSAAPMNRLSELVLKGGSESGEMHISGVYFRQFLPLSPKVQYDLVVSAFSLTDLPSLSEREKVVQALWRKTGGFLVLVESGTKEGHQLLMEARDIVLQKEDKEIWDHRPPQVFAPCPHQMPCPKLSNRLQMPCNFIQKYQPLPFNWNPHERWEKFSFIIISRGYVGGAYWPRIISHVLSRPRHVHCHMCCADGELKHEVITARRHGRDLYRCARNSEWGDRLPILTSTGTTKDEDSENEDMSPAL, encoded by the exons GCTTTGGCTTCATTGGCACCCACTGTATCTCAGCTTGATAACACGTCTGATTTCCTGGCTCACGTTCCTCACCGTAAACACCCTGGAGTCATAAATCTGAAAGTTGTTCAATTGCCAAAGGAGGCTCAGGATGCAGCAAAGGTTCTATTACAAG GTAGCACTATTAGAGATTTACAAGGACACGTTAACTCCCTAAACAATTTTCTTTGGAGTCGTAAACGCCCAGCTGAAGACAAGGACTTGAGAGTTCGGGCTGAAGAACTGGAGAAGAAGTTTAGAGCCTCTGTGGGTTGTGATGCAG AGACTGAAAGTTTTGAACAGCAAGAGAAGTTAAGGAATCGTGTGCTAAATACTCTGCGCAAGAATATATATCATTGGCAGCCAATGAG CTACACAGAGGAACTGAGTCTGGTGTATTTTGCTGCTCGTTTTGATGGAGGATATGCAGCAGTAACCCGAGCTCTGAAAGAG ATACATCAGCGTTGCCCGGAATTCAAGCCTCAAACACTGCTGGATTTTGGCTCTGGTACTGGATCAGTTACATG GGCAGCAAACAATCTCTGGGGTAAAAGTCTGGTTGAATACATGTGTGTAGACAGTGCGGCACCCATGAATAGACTCAGTGAACTGGTGCTAAAAG GCGGCTCAGAGTCTGGTGAGATGCATATCTCTGGAGTTTACTTCCGACAGTTTCTGCCACTTTCACCTAAG GTTCAATATGATCTGGTAGTCTCTGCCTTCTCACTAACTGATCTTCCAAGTCTGTCTGAAAGGGAGAAAGTCGTCCAAGCTTTGTGGAGGAAAACAGGAGGctttttg GTGTTGGTGGAGAGTGGTACAAAGGAGGGGCATCAACTTCTGATGGAAGCTCGGGACATAGTTTTGCAG AAAGAAGACAAGGAGATTTGGGACCACCGTCCCCCCCAAGTATTTGCCCCA TGTCCACATCAGATGCCATGTCCTAAGCTGTCTAACAGGCTGCAGATGCCCTGTAACTTTATTCAAAAGTACCAACCACTGCCTTTCAACTGG AACCCTCATGAGCGCTGGGAAAAATTTTCCTTCATAATAATTTCCCGTGGATATGTTGGAGGCGCTTACTGGCCACGTATAATTAGCCATGTACTAAGTAGGCCACGACACGTGCACTGTCACATGTGTTGTGCTGATGGGGAGTTAAAGCATGAAGTTATTACAGCACGGAGGCATGGCCG GGATCTATATCGATGTGCTAGAAACTCTGAGTGGGGAGACCGCCTACCTATTCTTACTTCTACCGGGACCACCAAAGATGAAGATAGTGAAAATGAGGATATGAGCCCTGCTTTATGA